One Gallus gallus isolate bGalGal1 chromosome 11, bGalGal1.mat.broiler.GRCg7b, whole genome shotgun sequence DNA window includes the following coding sequences:
- the CDT1 gene encoding DNA replication factor Cdt1 isoform X1: MAQLRLTDFFGRTKAAVSLPAKHGARGLKAALVAPPEPRNHGAVSPPPASPRTPTRSAAPAVPRMAGRKRSRREMEAETPGGERGGKSARKRLELPRDAGPEPASPASLGPPQPPIASRLCTPSPEQDSGTTPRLEQEELATLQSRLQRMRMKPPTQPPPIPAGVGAELRSRLQSLRGLELRLRAKAAGSGTGQPGVTGTEAPIAAQNSSTQLPAYQRFHALAQDTPPGLTLPYKYKVLAEMFRSVDTIAGMLFNRAETITFAKVKQGVQDMMRKQFEERHVGQIKAVYPTSYRFRQEKNIPTYSSGVKKSQYQLTLEPVLGEDEQLCGRPHLSASRLLERRKEFHRSLVNIVKQHHAAFLAALSPPMEVPEDKLTRWHPRFNVDEVPDISPAELPQPPQEDRVSTAQEVLSAARGTMSTKMEKALANLALRSAEAGAEEPALSKAASPASTSSALKGVSQELLERIRAKEARRLQALMTREMGQEERLAMLGRLPAMARILRGVFVAEKKPALPMELACARMADSFPTQMAAGEMEKHLRLLAELLPDWVTIHALRTDTYMKLDKNADLGLVTERLEKAAKEAEAL, encoded by the exons ATGGCGCAGCTCCGCCTCACCGATTTCTTCGGCCGCACCAAAGCCGCCGTCAGCCTCCCCGCCAAGCACGGCGCCCGCGGGCTCAAGGCCGCCCTCGTCGCCCCCCCGGAGCCCCGGAACCATGGGGCCGTTTCCCCGCCTCCCGCATCGCCGCGCACCCCGACCCGCAGCGCTGCCCCGGCGGTGCCGCGGATGGCGGGCAGGAAACGGAGCCGCCGGGAGATGGAAGCGGAGACCcccggcggggagcggggcggaAAGTCGGCGCGGAAGCGGCTGGAGCTGCCGCGGGATGCGGGGCCGGAG CCTGCCAGCCCCGCATCGCTGGGCCCACCGCAGCCCCCCATAGCCAGCAGGTTGTGCACCCCCAGCCCGGAGCAGGACAGCGGGACCACACCGCGCCTGGAGCAG GAGGAGCTGGCCACGCTGCAGAGCCGCCTGCAGAGGATGAGGATGAAGCCCCCCACCCAAccgccccccatccccgctGGGGTCGGCGCTGAGCTGCGGAGCCGCCTGCAGAGCCTGCGGGGCCTGGAGCTGCGGCTCCGTGCcaaggcagcaggcagtgggacGGGGCAGCCTGGGGTCACCGGGACAGAGGCTCCGATAGCAGCACAGAATAG cagcacacagctccccGCGTACCAGCGCTTCCATGCCCTGGCACAGGACACGCCACCAGGGCTGACACTGCCCTACAAGTACAAAGTGCTGGCAGAGATGTTCCGCAGCGTGGACACCATTGCCGGGATGCTTTTCAACCGTGCCGAGACCATCACCTTTGCCAAGGTCAAGCAGGGcgtgcaggacatgatgcgcaA GCAGTTCGAGGAGCGGCACGTGGGGCAGATCAAGGCAGTGTACCCCACCTCCTACCGCTTCCGCCAGGAGAAGAACATCCCCACCTACAGCAGCGGCGTGAAGAAGTCGCAGTACCAGCTGACGCTGGAGCCAGTGCTGGGGGAAG ATGAGCAGCTGTGCGGCcgtcctcacctgtcagcatCACGCCTGCTGGAGCGCAGGAAGGAGTTCCACCGCAGCCTGGTGAACATCGTCAAGCAGCACCACGCG GCATTCCTGGCTGCGCTGAGCCCTCCCATGGAGGTGCCGGAGGACAAGCTGACCCGCTGGCATCCCCGCTTCAACGTGGATGAGGTGCCTGACAtcagcccagcagagctgccgcAGCCGCCGCAAGAGGACAGGGTCAGCACGGCGCAGGAGGTGCTGAGTGCAGCTCGGGGCACAATGAGCACTAAG ATGGAAAAAGCTCTTGCCAACCTGGCCTTAAGAAGCGCTGAAGCCGGTGCGGAGGAACCGGCGCTTTCCAAAGCAGCATCCCCTGCCAGCACCTCCAGCGCTCTCAAAGGGGtgtcccaggagctgctggagagg ATCCGTGCTAAGGAGGCCCGGCGGCTGCAGGCGCTGATGACGCGGGagatggggcaggaggagcggCTGGCCATGCTGGGCCGACTGCCGGCCATGGCCCGCATCCTGCGTGGGGTCTTCGTGGCAGAGAAGAAGCCGGCGCTGCCCATGGAGCTGGCGTGTGCCCGTATGGCCGACAGCTTCCCcacacagatggcagcag GTGAGATGGAGAAGCACCTGCGGCtcctggctgagctgctgcccgACTGGGTGACGATCCACGCCCTCCGCACCGACACCTACATGAAGCTGGACAAGAACGCGGACCTCGGCCTCGTCACCGAGAGGCTGGAGAAGGCGGCCAAGGAGGCAGAAGCCCTCTGA
- the APRT gene encoding adenine phosphoribosyltransferase isoform 2 (isoform 2 is encoded by transcript variant 2), with translation MSEERLRAVRDRVRSFPDFPVPGVLFRDISPLLKDPVAFKALIDLLEDHLRASFPRIDVIAGLDSRGFLIGPSLAQRLGVGFVLIRKKGKLPGPTESISYALEYGKAELEIQSDAVEAGQKVVVVDDLLATGGTMRAAKLEAIPFHSLLQYD, from the exons ATGAGCGAGGAGCGGCTGCGGGCGGTGCGAGACCGCGTGCGGTCCTTCCCCGACTTCCCCGTGCCTGGAGTGCTGTTCCG TGATATCAGCCCCCTGCTGAAGGATCCTGTAGCTTTCAAGGCTTTGATTGATCTTCTGGAAGATCACCTGAGGGCATCCTTCCCCAGAATCGATGTCATTGCAG GTCTGGACTCCCGTGGCTTCCTCATAGGCCCCTCCCTGGCTCAGAGACTGGGGGTTGGCTTCGTGCTCATCCGGAAGAAGGGGAAACTCCCCGGCCCCACTGAGTCCATCTCCTACGCCCTGGAGTACGGCAAG GCTGAACTCGAAATCCAGAGCGATGCTGTGGAAGCAGGACAAAAAGTGGTCGTTGTGGATGACTTGCTTGCAACTGGAG GTACGATGC GGGCAGCCAAGCTGGAGGCCATCCCCTTCCACTCCCTGCTGCAGTACGACtga
- the APRT gene encoding adenine phosphoribosyltransferase isoform 1 (isoform 1 is encoded by transcript variant 1) — protein MSEERLRAVRDRVRSFPDFPVPGVLFRDISPLLKDPVAFKALIDLLEDHLRASFPRIDVIAGLDSRGFLIGPSLAQRLGVGFVLIRKKGKLPGPTESISYALEYGKAELEIQSDAVEAGQKVVVVDDLLATGGTMRAACELLVRLKADILECLVVIELKALGGAAKLEAIPFHSLLQYD, from the exons ATGAGCGAGGAGCGGCTGCGGGCGGTGCGAGACCGCGTGCGGTCCTTCCCCGACTTCCCCGTGCCTGGAGTGCTGTTCCG TGATATCAGCCCCCTGCTGAAGGATCCTGTAGCTTTCAAGGCTTTGATTGATCTTCTGGAAGATCACCTGAGGGCATCCTTCCCCAGAATCGATGTCATTGCAG GTCTGGACTCCCGTGGCTTCCTCATAGGCCCCTCCCTGGCTCAGAGACTGGGGGTTGGCTTCGTGCTCATCCGGAAGAAGGGGAAACTCCCCGGCCCCACTGAGTCCATCTCCTACGCCCTGGAGTACGGCAAG GCTGAACTCGAAATCCAGAGCGATGCTGTGGAAGCAGGACAAAAAGTGGTCGTTGTGGATGACTTGCTTGCAACTGGAG GTACGATGCGTGCAGCCTGCGAGCTGCTGGTGAGGCTGAAGGCTGACATCCTGGAGTGCCTGGTGGTCATTGAGCTGAAGGCCCTGGGAGGGGCAGCCAAGCTGGAGGCCATCCCCTTCCACTCCCTGCTGCAGTACGACtga